Proteins co-encoded in one Pocillopora verrucosa isolate sample1 chromosome 1, ASM3666991v2, whole genome shotgun sequence genomic window:
- the LOC131771631 gene encoding cysteine-rich and transmembrane domain-containing protein 1-like isoform X2 — protein sequence MTEKNPQDPPPYTSPAQPPVSAQPGSPAQPGYPPQPGYPPGYAAQPNYNAQPGYPAQPQPGYPPQPGYPPQPGYPAHQPAAYPQQSVQQVQQSNTVINIGAPAPQTIVVPVNPRPPNHMCWSVLNCLFCAWPIGLAAIVFSCMVDSSYAAGDYDGALRNSNIARWLNIASIIFGLIIYISIVSSSVAR from the exons ATGACCGAGAAGAATCCTCAag ATCCTCCACCATATACATCGCCTGCGCAGCCTCCTGTCTCAGCTCAACCTGGTAGCCCTGCTCAGCCTGGATATCCACCCCAGCCTGGTTACCCACCTGGTTACGCAGCCCAACCAAATTACAATGCGCAGCCAGGTTACCCAGCGCAGCCTCAACCAGGGTATCCACCTCAGCCTGGGTATCCACCTCAGCCTGGGTATCCAGCACATCAACCGGCAGCGTATCCTCAACAGTCTGTTCAGCAAGTACAACAAAGCAACACTGTGATCAATATTGGCGCCCCT GCTCCCCAGACTATCGTGGTGCCAGTCAATCCTCGTCCTCCAAATCACATGTGTTGGTCTGTGTTAAACTGCCTTTTCTGTGCATGGCCCATAGGACTGGCAGCTATTGTGTTTTCTTGCATG GTGGACAGTTCATATGCTGCAGGAGATTACGATGGTGCCTTGAGGAACTCTAACATTGCTAGGTGGCTCAATATTGCATCTATCATCTTTGGCCTTATCATATACATCAGTATCGTATCCAGCTCGGTTGCACGCTAG
- the LOC131771631 gene encoding cysteine-rich and transmembrane domain-containing protein 1-like isoform X1: MTEKNPQVDPPPYTSPAQPPVSAQPGSPAQPGYPPQPGYPPGYAAQPNYNAQPGYPAQPQPGYPPQPGYPPQPGYPAHQPAAYPQQSVQQVQQSNTVINIGAPAPQTIVVPVNPRPPNHMCWSVLNCLFCAWPIGLAAIVFSCMVDSSYAAGDYDGALRNSNIARWLNIASIIFGLIIYISIVSSSVAR; the protein is encoded by the exons ATGACCGAGAAGAATCCTCAag TAGATCCTCCACCATATACATCGCCTGCGCAGCCTCCTGTCTCAGCTCAACCTGGTAGCCCTGCTCAGCCTGGATATCCACCCCAGCCTGGTTACCCACCTGGTTACGCAGCCCAACCAAATTACAATGCGCAGCCAGGTTACCCAGCGCAGCCTCAACCAGGGTATCCACCTCAGCCTGGGTATCCACCTCAGCCTGGGTATCCAGCACATCAACCGGCAGCGTATCCTCAACAGTCTGTTCAGCAAGTACAACAAAGCAACACTGTGATCAATATTGGCGCCCCT GCTCCCCAGACTATCGTGGTGCCAGTCAATCCTCGTCCTCCAAATCACATGTGTTGGTCTGTGTTAAACTGCCTTTTCTGTGCATGGCCCATAGGACTGGCAGCTATTGTGTTTTCTTGCATG GTGGACAGTTCATATGCTGCAGGAGATTACGATGGTGCCTTGAGGAACTCTAACATTGCTAGGTGGCTCAATATTGCATCTATCATCTTTGGCCTTATCATATACATCAGTATCGTATCCAGCTCGGTTGCACGCTAG